The Parvibaculaceae bacterium PLY_AMNH_Bact1 genome window below encodes:
- the aat gene encoding leucyl/phenylalanyl-tRNA--protein transferase (Derived by automated computational analysis using gene prediction method: Protein Homology. GO_function: GO:0008914 - leucyltransferase activity [Evidence IEA]; GO_process: GO:0006508 - proteolysis [Evidence IEA]) has product MEEINPETLLRAYAYGVFPMGEARGSDTLYWVDPELRGILPLDTFHVPRRLARTIKADTFTVKVDTAFRAVMEACAEDMPGRGGTWINAAILKAYTELHEQGHTHSVECWQDGELVGGLYGVSLGRAFFGESMFSHVRDASKVALVHLAARLVQGGYVLLDTQFVTSHLSQFGAIEIPRDEYKARLAEALIGEPGDFYSIGSDVSGADILQSISQTS; this is encoded by the coding sequence ATGGAAGAAATCAATCCCGAGACATTGCTCCGCGCCTATGCTTATGGTGTCTTTCCTATGGGAGAGGCGCGCGGCTCAGACACACTCTATTGGGTTGATCCAGAACTTCGCGGCATCCTCCCCCTCGACACCTTCCATGTGCCGCGCCGTCTTGCGCGTACCATCAAGGCAGATACCTTTACCGTCAAGGTCGACACAGCTTTTCGCGCTGTGATGGAAGCCTGCGCGGAAGATATGCCCGGTCGTGGCGGCACCTGGATCAATGCGGCGATCCTCAAGGCCTATACAGAGCTGCATGAGCAAGGGCACACACATTCAGTGGAGTGCTGGCAAGACGGTGAGCTTGTCGGCGGGCTATACGGCGTTTCGCTCGGGCGCGCTTTTTTTGGGGAGAGTATGTTTAGCCATGTGCGGGACGCGAGCAAAGTAGCGCTTGTGCATCTGGCCGCGCGCCTAGTCCAGGGCGGTTACGTATTGCTGGACACACAATTCGTGACCTCCCACCTCTCGCAATTTGGCGCCATAGAAATTCCGCGCGATGAGTATAAGGCTCGTCTTGCAGAGGCACTTATCGGCGAACCAGGTGACTTTTATTCGATTGGATCTGACGTTTCCGGCGCTGACATTTTGCAGTCGATCAGCCAGACGTCATAG
- the accC gene encoding acetyl-CoA carboxylase biotin carboxylase subunit (Derived by automated computational analysis using gene prediction method: Protein Homology. GO_component: GO:0009317 - acetyl-CoA carboxylase complex [Evidence IEA]; GO_function: GO:0003989 - acetyl-CoA carboxylase activity [Evidence IEA]; GO_function: GO:0004075 - biotin carboxylase activity [Evidence IEA]; GO_process: GO:0006633 - fatty acid biosynthetic process [Evidence IEA]) yields MIEKVLIANRGEIALRVHRACKEMGISTVAVHSTADEDAMHVRLADESVCIGPPSATDSYLNIPAIISACEITGADAVHPGYGFLSENARFAEILAAHDITFIGPTADHINLMGDKIAAKTTVKDLGIPVVPGSDGGVTTDEEAMRVSKEIGFPVLVKAAAGGGGRGMKVAPTEDDLIEALHTARSEAKAAFGDDAMYIEKYLGQPRHIEVQVIADSHGNVAHLGERDCSLQRRHQKVLEEAPSPALNDAARAKIGEIVRNAIGNLGYLGVGTIEFLYENGEFYFIEMNTRLQVEHPVTEAITGIDLVREQIRIAAGLEMSFTQEDVEFSGHAIECRINAEHPKTFAPSPGTIKGFHQPGGLGVRVDSGVYTGYRIPPYYDSLIGKLIVHGRNRNECLMRLRRTLNEFVIEGVDTTIPLFQELINEPDLMNGDYHIHWLEEFLDRS; encoded by the coding sequence ATGATCGAGAAAGTTCTCATCGCCAATCGCGGCGAAATCGCACTTCGCGTGCACCGGGCCTGCAAAGAGATGGGCATTTCCACCGTCGCTGTGCACTCCACCGCAGACGAAGATGCCATGCATGTGCGCCTCGCCGATGAAAGTGTTTGCATCGGCCCTCCTTCAGCAACTGACAGCTACTTGAACATCCCGGCTATTATCTCCGCATGTGAGATCACCGGCGCGGACGCTGTGCATCCCGGCTACGGCTTTCTGTCAGAAAATGCGCGCTTTGCTGAAATTCTGGCAGCACACGACATTACGTTTATCGGGCCCACCGCAGATCATATCAACCTGATGGGCGACAAGATTGCCGCCAAAACGACGGTTAAGGACCTGGGCATTCCAGTCGTTCCTGGTTCTGACGGCGGCGTGACGACCGATGAAGAAGCGATGCGCGTCTCAAAGGAAATCGGATTTCCGGTTCTCGTGAAAGCTGCCGCTGGCGGCGGCGGACGCGGTATGAAAGTCGCCCCCACAGAAGATGACCTGATTGAAGCGCTTCATACGGCTCGCTCGGAAGCGAAAGCGGCCTTTGGCGACGATGCCATGTATATCGAGAAATATCTCGGGCAACCGCGCCACATCGAAGTTCAGGTGATTGCCGACTCCCATGGGAATGTCGCTCACCTTGGCGAACGCGACTGCTCCTTGCAACGCCGTCACCAGAAGGTGTTGGAAGAAGCGCCCTCGCCTGCGCTCAATGACGCAGCGCGCGCCAAGATCGGCGAGATCGTTCGGAATGCCATCGGCAATCTCGGTTATCTGGGTGTCGGCACGATTGAGTTTCTCTACGAGAATGGCGAGTTCTATTTCATCGAGATGAACACGCGTCTCCAGGTGGAACACCCCGTGACCGAAGCCATTACTGGCATTGATCTGGTGCGCGAACAGATCCGCATCGCCGCGGGCCTTGAGATGAGTTTCACGCAGGAGGATGTTGAATTCTCTGGCCATGCGATTGAGTGCCGGATCAATGCGGAACATCCGAAAACGTTTGCGCCCTCACCTGGCACCATCAAAGGCTTCCACCAACCTGGCGGACTAGGCGTGCGTGTCGATAGCGGTGTTTACACCGGCTACCGGATCCCACCCTATTATGACAGCCTGATCGGCAAGCTGATCGTTCATGGACGTAACCGAAATGAATGCCTGATGCGGCTGCGCCGGACATTGAATGAATTCGTGATCGAAGGCGTGGACACAACCATTCCGCTCTTTCAGGAACTCATCAATGAGCCTGACCTTATGAATGGCGACTATCATATTCACTGGCTTGAAGAGTTTCTCGACCGCTCGTGA
- the accB gene encoding acetyl-CoA carboxylase biotin carboxyl carrier protein (Derived by automated computational analysis using gene prediction method: Protein Homology. GO_component: GO:0009317 - acetyl-CoA carboxylase complex [Evidence IEA]; GO_function: GO:0003989 - acetyl-CoA carboxylase activity [Evidence IEA]; GO_process: GO:0006633 - fatty acid biosynthetic process [Evidence IEA]) yields the protein MSTKGVDQDLIRQLADILTETDLSEIEVETDDLKVRVARQSQVVNVAAPVAAAPAPVAAAPTPAAAPEGGSKATHPGAVPSPMVGTVYVAAEPGAAAFVSVGTQVTQGQTVLIVEAMKTMNQIPAPKSGTVKEILVEDGQPVEFGEPLLIIE from the coding sequence ATGAGCACAAAAGGCGTCGATCAGGATTTGATCCGGCAACTCGCGGATATTCTGACGGAAACAGATCTCAGCGAGATTGAGGTTGAAACAGATGATTTGAAAGTGCGTGTCGCGCGCCAATCACAAGTTGTCAATGTCGCTGCTCCAGTTGCCGCAGCTCCTGCACCCGTTGCCGCTGCCCCGACACCTGCAGCTGCTCCGGAAGGGGGCAGCAAAGCCACCCATCCAGGTGCTGTTCCCTCTCCCATGGTGGGCACGGTGTATGTCGCCGCTGAACCAGGTGCTGCCGCTTTCGTCAGTGTTGGGACCCAGGTCACGCAAGGCCAGACGGTGCTCATTGTTGAAGCTATGAAGACCATGAACCAGATCCCAGCGCCGAAGTCCGGCACGGTGAAGGAAATCCTTGTGGAAGATGGACAGCCGGTCGAATTCGGCGAACCCCTCCTCATCATCGAATAA
- the aroQ gene encoding type II 3-dehydroquinate dehydratase (Derived by automated computational analysis using gene prediction method: Protein Homology. GO_function: GO:0003855 - 3-dehydroquinate dehydratase activity [Evidence IEA]; GO_process: GO:0009423 - chorismate biosynthetic process [Evidence IEA]): MAKPIYVLNGPTLNMLGTREPEIYGTQTLADVEAMTAERATALGHSIDFRQSNSEGQLVDWILEARDKACGIVLNGAAYTHTSVAIMDAIIASELPLVEVHISNIFKREEFRHHSYVSPVSLGFICGLGPIGYVLAVEALADHLKK; encoded by the coding sequence ATGGCTAAGCCAATCTATGTGCTGAACGGGCCGACCTTGAACATGCTTGGCACGCGTGAGCCTGAAATCTATGGAACTCAGACGCTCGCCGACGTTGAAGCGATGACGGCTGAACGCGCAACGGCGCTGGGGCACAGCATCGACTTCCGTCAGTCCAATTCGGAAGGCCAGCTCGTTGACTGGATTCTGGAAGCGCGGGACAAAGCCTGCGGCATCGTTCTCAATGGCGCTGCCTATACCCACACCTCTGTCGCGATCATGGATGCCATCATCGCGTCTGAACTTCCGCTTGTGGAAGTTCACATTTCCAATATTTTCAAGCGGGAAGAGTTCCGCCACCATTCCTATGTTTCACCCGTGTCTCTAGGGTTCATTTGCGGCCTGGGACCGATTGGTTATGTACTTGCCGTCGAGGCACTTGCAGACCACCTGAAGAAGTAA
- a CDS encoding alcohol dehydrogenase family protein (Derived by automated computational analysis using gene prediction method: Protein Homology.) produces MKALTSHGKGDIRYESYKDPECHADTDVIVKMNTCGICGSDLHIYHGAHFTGDTGFCVGHEATGEVAEVGRGVTRFKAGDQVMLSAAVGCGWCAPCLSGHINRCANNQMGCYGLGHNLEGCQAEGIRVPMADFNLRAIPEGISEDQALMLTDNLPTAYLGCLNADIGPGKTVAVVGLGPIGLMAVEIAFVLGASKVYALDLVPERRARAEKLGAIALDPTNAKERLMEETKGRMLDCAVEAVGSDITIRTAIDLVGAQGTVSVIGVNQSMDFQFPMGLAFIKGLTFRISACSVQCHWDELISLIRGDRLHPETVITHRMGLSEGPEAYRLFDTKEDGALKMVMSA; encoded by the coding sequence ATGAAAGCGCTTACGAGCCACGGTAAAGGCGATATTCGCTACGAATCCTACAAAGACCCGGAGTGTCATGCGGACACCGACGTCATTGTGAAGATGAACACCTGCGGCATTTGTGGCTCGGACCTGCATATTTATCACGGGGCTCATTTCACGGGTGATACCGGCTTCTGTGTCGGCCATGAAGCAACCGGCGAAGTGGCAGAAGTGGGTCGCGGTGTGACGCGTTTTAAAGCAGGCGATCAAGTGATGCTCTCAGCCGCTGTCGGCTGCGGATGGTGCGCTCCTTGTCTCTCCGGCCACATTAATCGTTGTGCGAACAATCAGATGGGCTGCTACGGGTTGGGACACAATCTGGAAGGCTGTCAGGCGGAAGGCATTCGCGTTCCCATGGCAGACTTCAACCTACGGGCGATCCCGGAAGGCATCTCCGAAGATCAGGCCCTTATGCTCACCGACAATCTGCCGACGGCTTACCTCGGGTGCCTCAATGCAGACATTGGCCCCGGCAAAACGGTCGCAGTCGTCGGACTTGGGCCCATCGGCCTCATGGCTGTCGAAATCGCTTTCGTGCTCGGTGCCTCAAAAGTCTATGCCCTGGATCTGGTACCTGAGCGACGTGCGCGCGCTGAGAAGCTCGGCGCCATCGCGCTTGATCCTACTAATGCCAAAGAGAGGCTGATGGAGGAAACCAAAGGCCGCATGCTGGATTGCGCCGTCGAAGCGGTCGGCTCCGACATCACCATTCGTACCGCCATTGATCTGGTGGGTGCACAAGGCACCGTCTCCGTCATTGGCGTCAATCAGAGCATGGATTTCCAATTCCCTATGGGCCTTGCGTTTATCAAGGGCCTCACCTTTCGGATTAGCGCTTGCTCCGTTCAGTGCCACTGGGATGAGCTGATTTCACTCATTCGGGGTGATCGTCTGCATCCGGAGACAGTGATCACTCACCGAATGGGTCTGTCTGAGGGTCCGGAAGCCTACCGGCTCTTCGATACCAAAGAAGACGGGGCGCTCAAGATGGTGATGTCGGCGTGA
- a CDS encoding SDR family oxidoreductase (Derived by automated computational analysis using gene prediction method: Protein Homology.) yields the protein MKNALDFTGKRVLVVGGSSGIGNGIARAFLDAGADVHVWGTRANASDYAGDDGSDLSSITYAQMDVSDFDAIEAYAPPFDSLDVLVLSQGTVLYKRQEFKMPGWQKVMDVNIGSLMACSEKFHDMLAASKGSLITISSTAGYHATRGNPAYSASKTGAIGLTKTLGEAWASDGIRVNGIAPGLVDTKLTKVTTENPKRLEGSLRNIPLHRLGTPEDMAGVALFLASPLSAYVVGQTIPVDGGLILS from the coding sequence ATGAAAAATGCATTGGATTTTACCGGCAAGCGTGTGCTGGTCGTTGGCGGCTCAAGCGGGATCGGCAACGGGATTGCACGGGCCTTTTTAGACGCTGGCGCGGACGTCCATGTCTGGGGCACGCGCGCTAACGCCAGCGACTACGCAGGCGATGACGGTTCCGACCTTTCAAGCATTACCTATGCCCAGATGGACGTGAGCGACTTTGATGCGATCGAAGCCTATGCCCCACCCTTCGACAGTTTGGATGTGCTGGTCCTGAGCCAGGGTACAGTCCTCTACAAACGCCAAGAGTTCAAAATGCCGGGCTGGCAGAAGGTCATGGATGTGAACATTGGCAGCCTGATGGCGTGCTCTGAAAAGTTCCACGACATGCTGGCCGCCTCCAAGGGTTCACTCATTACCATCTCCTCGACCGCGGGCTATCACGCAACGCGCGGCAACCCTGCCTATAGCGCGTCGAAGACCGGCGCGATTGGTCTCACCAAGACACTCGGCGAAGCCTGGGCGAGCGATGGCATTCGCGTGAACGGGATTGCGCCGGGTCTCGTGGATACCAAACTCACCAAGGTGACCACGGAAAACCCGAAGCGCCTGGAAGGCTCGCTCCGCAACATACCGCTCCACCGCCTGGGTACACCGGAGGATATGGCGGGTGTCGCCCTCTTCCTCGCCTCACCCCTGTCTGCCTATGTGGTTGGACAAACCATTCCGGTCGATGGTGGGCTGATACTTTCTTAG
- a CDS encoding class I SAM-dependent methyltransferase (Derived by automated computational analysis using gene prediction method: GeneMarkS-2+.) yields MENTDFQDINEVKANMDHIYNQPDPRAYFRELKKLNYSIPDTALPIFRKIIEQVRQDEDDTVHVLDLGCSYGVNAALLKHDLSMDELYSHWGDTELTVAGAEEVTARDKEYFTNLENPQNIEVVGLDLAENAISFAEDVGLLDDGLAVNLETGRLSTEASKVLSQTDLVTSTGCVGYVTEKTFDNILPAVMAGRSPWIANFVLRMFPFDAIDETLADRGYVTEKLEGQTFLQRRFESDDEQEQALDQLRERGFEPTNEEADGNLVAEFYLSRPKIDVDKMPIDQLLAV; encoded by the coding sequence ATGGAAAATACCGACTTTCAGGATATCAATGAAGTCAAAGCCAATATGGATCATATCTACAATCAGCCTGATCCAAGGGCCTACTTCCGGGAACTGAAAAAGCTGAACTACTCCATCCCCGATACGGCCCTTCCTATTTTCCGCAAAATCATCGAGCAGGTTCGTCAGGACGAGGATGATACGGTGCATGTGTTGGACTTGGGGTGCTCCTATGGCGTCAACGCAGCATTGCTCAAACATGATCTGTCCATGGACGAACTTTATTCGCATTGGGGCGATACGGAATTGACTGTCGCTGGTGCAGAGGAAGTCACCGCGCGCGACAAAGAATATTTCACCAATCTTGAAAACCCCCAGAACATTGAAGTTGTCGGATTGGATCTGGCGGAAAACGCAATCTCCTTTGCCGAAGATGTCGGGCTTTTGGACGACGGTCTTGCGGTGAATTTGGAAACGGGGAGGTTGTCGACCGAGGCCAGCAAAGTTCTGTCGCAGACCGACCTGGTAACCTCCACCGGATGTGTGGGCTATGTGACAGAAAAAACATTCGACAATATATTGCCGGCCGTCATGGCGGGCCGGTCACCCTGGATCGCAAATTTCGTGCTGCGCATGTTTCCCTTCGACGCGATTGATGAAACGCTGGCAGACAGAGGCTATGTGACAGAAAAGCTGGAAGGTCAGACCTTTCTGCAACGCCGTTTTGAATCAGATGACGAACAGGAACAGGCTCTCGACCAGCTTCGTGAGCGAGGTTTTGAACCAACAAATGAAGAAGCTGATGGCAATCTCGTCGCGGAGTTCTATCTCTCACGGCCCAAGATCGACGTGGACAAAATGCCGATCGACCAGCTCTTGGCGGTGTAG
- the thiS gene encoding sulfur carrier protein ThiS (Derived by automated computational analysis using gene prediction method: Protein Homology. GO_function: GO:0003824 - catalytic activity [Evidence IEA]; GO_process: GO:0009228 - thiamine biosynthetic process [Evidence IEA]) encodes MTLTINGERHQFEGPLTVASLLIKLGLDPQKLAVEHNLEIVRRSAYDATEVKDGDTLELVQFVGGG; translated from the coding sequence ATGACCCTCACCATCAATGGAGAGCGCCACCAGTTTGAAGGCCCACTGACCGTGGCGAGCCTGCTGATCAAACTTGGTCTCGATCCACAGAAACTGGCGGTGGAGCATAATCTCGAAATTGTGCGCCGATCCGCCTATGATGCGACAGAAGTAAAAGACGGCGACACTCTGGAACTGGTCCAGTTTGTCGGGGGTGGATAA
- a CDS encoding thiazole synthase (Derived by automated computational analysis using gene prediction method: Protein Homology.), with protein sequence MAEAAMKTEEESTRDNWSIAGETYSSRLIVGTGKYKDFEETARAIEASGAEIVTVAVRRVNVTNPNEPMLVDYVDPKKYTYLPNTAGCFTGDEAVRTLRLAREAGGWDLVKLEVLGDRKTLYPDMIETLSAAELLIKEGFKVMVYCSDDVLLAKRLEEMGCVAIMPLGAPIGSGLGIQTPINIRLIVEQSNVPVLVDAGVGTASDAAVAMELGCDGVLMNTAIAEAKEPILMAEAMKKAVEAGRLAYLASRMPRKRYADPSSPVAGLI encoded by the coding sequence ATGGCTGAGGCGGCAATGAAGACGGAAGAAGAGAGCACTCGCGACAACTGGTCGATTGCTGGTGAGACCTATTCGTCTAGACTTATCGTCGGCACCGGCAAATATAAAGACTTTGAAGAGACAGCCCGCGCCATCGAAGCCTCAGGGGCGGAGATTGTGACTGTGGCCGTGCGTCGGGTGAATGTCACCAATCCGAATGAACCCATGCTGGTCGATTATGTTGACCCCAAGAAATACACCTACTTGCCCAACACTGCGGGGTGTTTCACAGGGGATGAGGCTGTCCGCACCCTCCGACTCGCGCGCGAGGCGGGTGGCTGGGATCTGGTAAAGCTCGAAGTGCTGGGTGATCGCAAGACTCTTTACCCAGACATGATTGAAACCCTGAGTGCCGCAGAGCTCCTTATCAAAGAGGGCTTTAAGGTCATGGTCTATTGTTCAGACGATGTTCTGCTTGCTAAGCGTCTGGAGGAAATGGGTTGCGTGGCCATCATGCCTTTGGGTGCACCGATTGGGTCGGGTCTCGGCATTCAAACGCCGATCAACATTCGCCTGATCGTAGAGCAATCAAACGTGCCCGTGCTCGTCGATGCAGGTGTCGGCACTGCTTCGGATGCCGCAGTGGCTATGGAGCTTGGCTGCGATGGTGTGCTCATGAACACGGCGATTGCAGAAGCTAAAGAACCGATCCTCATGGCCGAAGCCATGAAGAAAGCGGTGGAAGCCGGGCGTCTGGCATATCTTGCCAGTCGCATGCCACGCAAACGCTATGCGGACCCAAGTTCTCCCGTCGCTGGGCTCATCTGA
- a CDS encoding DsbA family protein (Derived by automated computational analysis using gene prediction method: Protein Homology.), whose amino-acid sequence MKYGPSLPDRFTGRMSAAAFAVTLVLATVWGSTSVTAESAQSEFNADQTEAIGEIVREYLLENPQILIEVFDKLEAQQAAAEKQASEAAIADNSDGLFNDDYSYVYGNPEGDVTVVEFFDYKCGYCKRAVKDVIAAVEEDGNIRLVYKEFPILSEQSEVAARAAMAAISQNKYMEMHLALMATSGDLDEDRIMRIADDAGLNVDRLKQDMKDPGIQAAIDRNHQIAREIGIEGTPAFIVGSQLVPGAVGKARLLEVVEQERTACVSC is encoded by the coding sequence ATGAAATATGGGCCTAGTTTGCCTGATAGGTTTACTGGACGGATGAGCGCGGCTGCGTTTGCCGTGACGTTGGTTCTTGCCACTGTTTGGGGCAGCACGTCGGTTACAGCAGAAAGCGCTCAATCTGAGTTCAATGCAGATCAGACAGAAGCCATCGGCGAGATCGTCCGAGAGTACCTGCTGGAAAACCCTCAGATTTTGATCGAGGTGTTTGACAAGCTGGAAGCGCAACAGGCCGCGGCAGAAAAGCAGGCATCTGAGGCTGCTATCGCTGACAATAGCGATGGTCTTTTCAACGACGATTATTCCTATGTGTATGGCAACCCCGAAGGTGACGTCACGGTCGTTGAGTTCTTTGACTATAAGTGCGGGTATTGCAAACGCGCCGTCAAAGACGTGATCGCAGCCGTTGAGGAAGATGGCAATATCCGGCTGGTCTACAAAGAGTTTCCCATTCTTTCAGAGCAGTCTGAAGTTGCGGCCCGGGCCGCTATGGCCGCCATTTCTCAGAACAAATATATGGAGATGCATCTGGCCCTTATGGCGACCAGTGGCGATCTCGATGAAGATCGCATCATGCGTATCGCCGATGATGCTGGCCTGAACGTCGATCGACTGAAGCAGGATATGAAAGACCCGGGCATCCAGGCAGCGATTGATAGAAACCATCAGATCGCTCGGGAAATTGGCATTGAAGGCACACCAGCTTTTATCGTTGGGAGCCAATTGGTTCCCGGCGCAGTTGGCAAGGCGCGGCTGCTGGAAGTGGTCGAGCAGGAACGGACAGCCTGCGTCAGCTGCTAA
- a CDS encoding M48 family metalloprotease (Derived by automated computational analysis using gene prediction method: Protein Homology. GO_function: GO:0004222 - metalloendopeptidase activity [Evidence IEA]; GO_process: GO:0006508 - proteolysis [Evidence IEA]), with product MPALSARPIRMFSAFIAMTLAVTMVYATPAHAAGLIRDAETEYMMRTFSDPIFRAAGLDPKAVRIHLVNDSSLNAFVAGGQRMFLHTGLIQQSDRPNMLIGVIAHETGHMAGGHLSRTQQALKSAAVPIVVSTLLGIGAIVAGAGDAGFALITGGQTLAQRDFLSYSRVQEASADQAAVTYLDQVGWSGRGMMDTFYLFRGQEVLSERQQDPYLRSHPLSTQRLSALEDRVLSSPFVDVQDPPEWIAAFEMIKAKLHGFIDRPAVTFRRYPTSDTSIPARYARAVAYHKLGDIARALGEIEPLLIAMPNNPFVWELKGQVLFESGKIEESVGPYRRAVELAPGSPLLHVGLAQSLIGLERRDETIEGLQHLEIARRTDKEDSRAYHQAAIAYARLGDYGNAELSTAERFYVLGQLPRAKQHAARAQVEMDEGTPGWLRAEDILKEKPQGS from the coding sequence ATGCCTGCTTTAAGTGCCCGCCCAATACGCATGTTTTCGGCCTTCATTGCCATGACCCTGGCTGTGACGATGGTCTATGCCACTCCCGCACATGCTGCAGGACTTATTCGGGATGCAGAAACCGAATACATGATGCGGACTTTCTCAGATCCAATCTTCAGAGCCGCGGGCCTTGACCCAAAGGCTGTCAGAATTCACCTGGTCAATGACAGTTCACTCAATGCGTTCGTCGCGGGTGGCCAACGCATGTTCCTTCATACCGGCCTCATCCAACAATCAGATCGGCCAAACATGCTGATCGGCGTCATCGCGCACGAGACCGGGCATATGGCTGGCGGACATCTGTCACGCACTCAGCAAGCGCTTAAGTCGGCCGCCGTGCCGATCGTTGTCTCCACTCTTCTGGGTATTGGCGCCATTGTTGCGGGCGCGGGGGACGCTGGTTTTGCCCTTATTACCGGGGGACAGACACTTGCCCAACGAGACTTTCTCTCCTACAGCCGCGTTCAAGAAGCCTCCGCTGACCAGGCGGCTGTAACCTATCTTGATCAGGTTGGCTGGTCCGGCCGTGGGATGATGGACACATTCTATCTCTTTCGCGGGCAGGAAGTGCTCAGCGAGCGCCAACAAGACCCCTACCTGCGATCTCACCCACTCTCCACCCAGCGCCTCAGCGCTCTGGAAGATCGTGTTCTGAGTTCTCCCTTTGTAGATGTCCAAGACCCACCAGAGTGGATTGCTGCTTTTGAAATGATCAAAGCCAAGCTGCATGGCTTTATAGACCGCCCTGCCGTCACCTTCCGCCGGTATCCCACATCAGATACCAGCATTCCCGCGCGATACGCGCGCGCCGTCGCCTATCACAAGCTGGGAGATATTGCGCGTGCGCTCGGCGAAATCGAGCCGTTGCTCATTGCTATGCCAAACAATCCTTTTGTCTGGGAATTAAAGGGTCAGGTCCTGTTTGAAAGCGGCAAAATAGAAGAATCGGTTGGCCCTTATCGCCGGGCCGTTGAGCTTGCTCCAGGCTCCCCGCTCCTGCATGTGGGGCTCGCGCAGTCCCTGATAGGCCTCGAGCGACGCGACGAGACCATTGAAGGGCTTCAACATCTGGAAATCGCACGTCGAACCGACAAAGAAGATTCCCGCGCCTACCACCAAGCCGCCATCGCCTATGCGCGCCTTGGCGACTATGGCAATGCTGAGCTGTCGACAGCGGAGCGCTTCTATGTTCTGGGACAGTTGCCACGCGCGAAGCAACATGCGGCCCGCGCGCAGGTAGAGATGGACGAAGGGACACCCGGCTGGCTGCGGGCTGAAGATATTTTGAAAGAAAAACCACAAGGAAGCTGA